From a region of the Hymenobacter jejuensis genome:
- a CDS encoding response regulator, with product MKILLVEDEPKLASFVKKGFENEGYELDIAYDGRMGRSLFQQHAYEVIILDINLPYINGFELCRLIRADDPQVPVLLLTALDSLDDKVSGFEAGADDYLVKPFEFKELLLRTRALAKRNSDAGSVKRLLRISDLELNLDSKTVTRNQQRIDLTTKEYALLEYLLLNRGKVISRVDIAERVWELNFDTNTNVIDVYVSYLRKKIDRHFKPKLIHTVVGMGYVMREG from the coding sequence ATGAAAATACTGCTGGTAGAAGACGAGCCCAAGCTGGCCTCCTTTGTGAAGAAAGGCTTTGAGAATGAAGGCTATGAGTTGGATATTGCCTACGACGGGCGCATGGGCCGCTCGCTGTTTCAGCAGCACGCCTACGAGGTGATTATCCTCGATATCAATCTGCCTTATATCAACGGGTTTGAGTTGTGTCGCCTCATCCGGGCCGACGACCCGCAGGTGCCTGTGCTGCTGCTCACCGCCCTGGACAGCCTCGACGACAAAGTAAGCGGCTTCGAGGCTGGTGCCGACGATTATTTGGTTAAACCTTTCGAATTCAAAGAGTTGCTACTGCGAACGCGGGCGTTGGCCAAACGCAACTCCGATGCCGGCAGCGTAAAGCGCCTGCTGCGCATTTCCGACCTGGAGCTGAATCTCGACTCCAAGACCGTGACGCGCAACCAGCAGCGCATCGACCTGACTACTAAGGAGTATGCTTTGCTCGAATACCTGCTGCTGAACCGCGGCAAGGTCATTTCGCGAGTCGATATTGCCGAGCGGGTCTGGGAACTGAATTTTGATACCAACACCAACGTCATCGACGTGTACGTGAGCTATCTGCGCAAGAAAATCGACCGCCATTTCAAGCCTAAGCTCATTCATACGGTGGTAGGCATGGGTTACGTAATGCGCGAAGGGTGA
- a CDS encoding sensor histidine kinase — MLIRNKLILRFMLLVVAIQLCFSAFIYYFNAVSRQQKYYHRLEAKAQLMASLLIRRANLRDEMLRSFRRKDMMTMHDERISIYDVRRRLLYHIGDAPALASNVLYSKVLDKEKFVRFEEGKLETVGLRYPHAGQTYFLFVSGYDQFGNQQFRKLRLLLLVGNVGSLVLIIVAGWYFADESLKPIARVIRQVERITASNLSLRVDEGNQQDEIARLAITFNKMLSGVEQAFESQKSFLSHASHELRTPLTNLLGTLETSQAYDTDLAETKQSIGSAVEEIKRLVALTNGLLALAKADDTSFKRQPVRLDECLTQAMGYCETKYPGRTLKLEFGPLPKELDDAFTVQGNAHLLTTALFNILENACKYSQDAVTVQFGYAKDSILIIKVIDKGIGIAPQEQQRILEPLYRGENGKSMPGYGLGLAITHKVIQRHGGQLHLASRVGEGTTVTVRLPVPRNRMTVSDKA, encoded by the coding sequence ATGCTGATTCGCAATAAGTTGATACTGCGGTTTATGCTGCTGGTGGTGGCCATTCAGCTCTGCTTTTCTGCGTTTATCTACTACTTCAACGCCGTATCGCGGCAGCAGAAATACTACCACCGCCTCGAAGCCAAAGCGCAGCTCATGGCCAGCCTCCTGATTAGGCGCGCCAACCTGCGCGACGAGATGCTGCGCAGCTTTCGCAGGAAAGACATGATGACCATGCACGACGAGCGCATCAGCATCTACGATGTTCGCCGGCGCTTGCTGTACCATATCGGCGATGCGCCGGCTTTGGCCAGTAACGTGTTGTATAGCAAGGTGTTAGATAAGGAGAAGTTTGTGCGTTTCGAAGAGGGTAAGCTGGAAACCGTGGGGCTGCGCTACCCCCACGCGGGCCAAACGTACTTCTTGTTTGTTTCGGGCTACGATCAATTTGGTAATCAGCAGTTTCGGAAGCTGCGGCTGCTGCTGCTGGTGGGCAACGTCGGGTCGTTGGTGCTCATCATTGTGGCGGGCTGGTACTTCGCCGATGAGTCGCTGAAACCCATTGCGCGGGTGATTCGGCAGGTGGAGCGCATCACGGCTTCCAACCTGAGCCTGCGCGTCGACGAGGGCAACCAGCAGGACGAAATCGCGCGGCTGGCCATCACGTTCAACAAGATGCTCAGCGGCGTTGAGCAGGCGTTTGAGTCGCAAAAAAGCTTTCTTTCGCATGCGTCGCACGAGCTGCGCACACCCCTGACCAACTTGCTCGGTACGCTCGAAACCTCTCAGGCCTACGACACCGACCTGGCCGAAACCAAGCAAAGCATTGGCTCGGCCGTGGAGGAAATCAAGCGACTGGTGGCCCTCACCAACGGCCTGCTGGCGCTCGCCAAAGCCGACGATACCTCCTTCAAGCGCCAGCCCGTGCGCCTCGACGAGTGCCTGACGCAGGCCATGGGCTATTGCGAAACGAAGTATCCCGGCCGCACCTTAAAATTGGAATTTGGCCCGCTGCCCAAAGAGCTCGACGATGCTTTCACCGTGCAGGGCAACGCGCACCTGCTGACCACAGCGCTCTTCAATATTCTGGAAAATGCCTGCAAATATTCGCAGGATGCCGTAACCGTTCAGTTTGGTTATGCAAAAGACAGTATATTGATTATCAAGGTTATAGATAAAGGAATTGGCATAGCGCCGCAAGAGCAACAGCGCATTCTGGAGCCTTTGTATCGCGGCGAAAACGGCAAAAGCATGCCCGGCTATGGCCTAGGCCTGGCCATCACACACAAGGTTATTCAGCGCCACGGCGGGCAGCTGCACCTTGCGTCGCGGGTAGGAGAGGGCACTACGGTTACCGTGCGGCTGCCCGTGCCTCGTAACAGGATGACTGTCAGCGATAAAGCGTAG
- a CDS encoding efflux RND transporter periplasmic adaptor subunit has protein sequence MWLLLPTLSIAGASCTETSQADNTKTAVAVEVLPVLELVAQDTVLHHDYVADIQSIKNVEVRARVQGFIEKIYVDEGKEVKAGQPLFRINDAEYKTQLAKARANLSNAVAQSRVAQLEAERVRLLVDKKIIAKSELEVAQAKLRAAQAQIDEARSAQSTAALSLSYTMVRAPFDGIIDRIPLKVGSLVDNGTLLTTVSDNRAVYAYFGVSEGEYLEYIKTRQQHPSRNNNSVQLILADGSQYTPPGKIETVESEFNEGTGSISFRARFDNPHKILKHGATGRVRLSNTVHDVVLVPQKAVFEIQDKNYVFVVDAAGKVKQKSFVPSTRLSYFYVVKSGLKPGEKIVYEGMQDLREGATIRPRPVLMGQILAGAH, from the coding sequence GTGTGGCTGCTCCTGCCCACGCTTAGTATAGCTGGGGCCAGCTGCACCGAAACCAGCCAGGCCGACAACACCAAAACGGCCGTGGCGGTCGAGGTGCTGCCCGTGCTGGAGCTAGTGGCGCAGGATACGGTTTTGCATCACGATTATGTTGCTGATATTCAATCGATTAAAAACGTAGAAGTGCGGGCGCGTGTCCAAGGATTTATTGAGAAAATCTACGTGGACGAAGGCAAGGAAGTGAAGGCCGGACAGCCGTTGTTCCGCATCAACGACGCCGAATACAAAACGCAGCTGGCCAAAGCCCGCGCCAACCTGAGCAATGCCGTTGCGCAGTCCAGAGTCGCGCAGCTCGAAGCCGAGCGGGTACGGCTGCTGGTCGACAAAAAGATCATTGCCAAGAGCGAGCTGGAAGTCGCGCAAGCCAAGCTCCGCGCTGCCCAGGCCCAGATTGACGAAGCACGCTCGGCGCAGTCTACGGCGGCCCTGAGCCTGTCGTACACGATGGTACGGGCGCCGTTTGATGGCATCATCGACCGCATTCCGCTGAAAGTCGGGAGCTTAGTCGACAACGGCACGCTGCTCACTACCGTTTCCGACAACCGCGCCGTGTACGCGTATTTTGGCGTGTCGGAGGGTGAGTATTTAGAATATATCAAGACGCGGCAGCAGCACCCCAGCCGCAATAACAATTCGGTGCAGCTGATTCTGGCCGATGGTTCGCAATACACGCCGCCGGGCAAAATTGAAACCGTTGAGAGTGAGTTCAACGAAGGAACAGGCTCTATTTCCTTCCGCGCACGGTTTGATAACCCCCACAAAATCCTAAAACACGGCGCGACGGGCCGCGTGCGCCTCAGCAATACCGTGCACGACGTGGTGCTGGTGCCCCAGAAAGCCGTGTTTGAAATTCAGGACAAAAACTACGTCTTCGTGGTGGACGCCGCCGGCAAAGTCAAGCAGAAAAGCTTTGTGCCGAGCACACGGCTGTCGTATTTCTACGTGGTGAAATCGGGCCTGAAGCCGGGCGAAAAAATCGTGTACGAAGGCATGCAGGATCTGCGCGAAGGGGCTACCATCCGGCCGCGCCCCGTGCTGATGGGGCAGATCCTGGCCGGCGCCCACTAA
- a CDS encoding efflux RND transporter permease subunit translates to MFNLFIRRPVLSLVISLVIVFLGLLAFFTLPITQFPDIVPPSVTVTARYTGANAEVCAKAVATPLERAINGVPGMSYMSSVSSNSGLTVITVFFQVGIDPDVAAVNVQNRVQTVIDELPEEVIKAGVATEKEVNSMLLYLNVMSDDPAVGEKFIYNFTDINVLQELKRIDGVGFAEIMGSREYSMRVWLKPDRLASYSVSADEVIKAIRDQNVEAAPGKTGESSGKAPQMLQYVLRYTGKMFEPEQYKNVVLRANADGSVLRLRDVADVEFDVMSYGMLSKTDGRPSASIMLKQRPGSNASEVIANVKARMAELKVTSFPPGMTYNIAYDVSRFLDASIHEVVRTLFEAFLLVFLVVYLFIQDWRSTLIPALAVPVALVGTLFFMQLFGFSINLLTLFALVLAIGIVVDNAIVVVEAVHAKMHEQHLSPREATFAAMGEMGGAIIAITLVMSAVFVPVAFMTGPVGVFYRQFSLTLAISIVISGINALTLTPALCALILKYDPENQTEKKGLLNRFFAWFNRGYAAFSARYQQLVSFVARRRAITIGLFLFFCAATWGVSAILPGGFIPTEDQGMIYVNVTTPPGATVERTDRVLDKIQQATKGIDAVESVSNLAGYSLMSEVAGASYGMGMINLKPWEEREESVSEIITLLEAKTKGITDAQIQFFPPPTVPGFGNSSGFELRLLDKTGRGDLQQTDKVAKDFIAALKQRPEIGSAFTGFDPTFPQYLIHVDQDMAAKKGVTIDNAMSTLQTLMGSYYASNFIRFGQMYKVMVQAAPNYRTKPEDLLKLFVKNDRGEMVPYSTFIRLERVYGPEQLTRYNMYTSAMLNGDAAPGYSSGDAINAIEEVAAKELPRGYSFEWSGMTREQILSGNQAIYIFAVCLVFVYLLLAAQYESFLLPLPVLLSLPTGIFGAFLGLKLLGLENNIYAQVSLVMLIGLLGKNAILIIEFAVLRQREGHSILNAAVEGAVSRLRPILMTSFAFIAGLIPLCVASGAGALGNRSIGTAAASGMLVGTVAGVVLIPGLYVLFAKLAEKKGRKESQPATEELEVARA, encoded by the coding sequence ATGTTTAATCTGTTCATCCGGCGGCCCGTTCTGTCGCTGGTTATTTCGCTTGTTATCGTGTTTTTGGGCTTGCTAGCGTTCTTTACGCTGCCCATTACGCAGTTTCCCGACATTGTGCCGCCCTCCGTGACCGTGACGGCGCGCTATACCGGCGCCAACGCCGAGGTATGCGCCAAAGCCGTGGCCACGCCGCTCGAACGCGCCATTAACGGGGTGCCGGGCATGTCGTACATGTCGTCGGTGAGCAGCAACAGCGGCCTGACGGTGATTACGGTGTTCTTCCAGGTAGGCATTGACCCTGATGTGGCGGCCGTGAACGTGCAGAACCGCGTGCAAACGGTAATCGACGAGCTGCCGGAAGAAGTGATTAAGGCCGGCGTGGCCACCGAGAAGGAAGTCAACAGCATGCTGCTCTACCTCAACGTGATGAGCGACGATCCGGCGGTGGGCGAGAAGTTCATTTATAACTTCACCGATATCAACGTGTTGCAGGAGCTCAAGCGCATCGACGGCGTGGGCTTCGCCGAGATCATGGGCTCGCGCGAGTACTCGATGCGCGTGTGGCTCAAGCCCGACCGACTGGCTTCGTACAGCGTGTCGGCCGATGAAGTTATCAAAGCCATCCGCGATCAAAACGTGGAAGCGGCCCCTGGCAAAACGGGCGAAAGCTCCGGCAAAGCACCACAGATGCTGCAATATGTGCTGCGCTACACCGGCAAAATGTTTGAGCCGGAGCAATACAAAAACGTCGTGCTTCGGGCTAACGCCGACGGTTCGGTGCTCCGGCTTCGAGACGTGGCCGACGTCGAGTTCGACGTGATGAGCTACGGCATGCTCTCCAAAACCGACGGGCGCCCCTCGGCCTCCATCATGCTCAAGCAGCGTCCTGGCTCCAATGCCAGCGAAGTAATTGCGAATGTGAAAGCGCGCATGGCCGAGCTAAAAGTCACTTCGTTTCCGCCCGGCATGACCTACAACATCGCCTACGACGTGTCGCGCTTCCTCGATGCTTCCATTCATGAAGTGGTCCGCACCTTATTTGAGGCATTTTTGCTGGTGTTTCTGGTGGTGTACCTGTTCATCCAGGACTGGCGCTCTACCCTGATTCCGGCGCTGGCCGTGCCGGTGGCGTTGGTGGGCACGCTGTTCTTTATGCAGCTCTTTGGCTTTTCGATTAACCTGCTGACCCTCTTTGCATTAGTGCTCGCCATCGGCATTGTGGTCGACAATGCAATTGTGGTAGTGGAGGCCGTGCACGCCAAAATGCACGAGCAGCATTTGTCGCCACGCGAAGCCACATTTGCAGCTATGGGCGAAATGGGCGGCGCCATCATCGCCATCACGCTGGTGATGTCGGCCGTGTTTGTGCCGGTCGCGTTTATGACCGGGCCGGTGGGCGTATTCTACCGGCAGTTTTCGCTAACGCTGGCCATTTCCATCGTGATCTCAGGTATTAACGCCCTGACTTTGACGCCAGCTTTGTGTGCACTCATCCTGAAGTATGATCCTGAGAATCAGACCGAAAAGAAAGGGTTACTCAACCGCTTTTTCGCTTGGTTCAACCGAGGCTACGCAGCGTTTTCGGCTCGCTATCAGCAGTTGGTAAGCTTTGTGGCGCGGCGCCGTGCTATCACCATTGGGCTGTTTTTGTTTTTCTGCGCGGCTACTTGGGGGGTTAGTGCGATTCTGCCCGGCGGCTTCATCCCGACCGAAGATCAGGGCATGATTTACGTGAACGTAACCACGCCGCCCGGCGCCACCGTGGAGCGCACCGACCGCGTCCTCGACAAAATCCAGCAGGCCACCAAAGGCATTGATGCCGTGGAGTCGGTTTCAAACCTGGCCGGCTACAGCCTGATGAGCGAAGTGGCGGGTGCTTCCTACGGCATGGGTATGATCAATCTCAAGCCGTGGGAAGAGCGCGAAGAATCTGTGAGTGAGATCATTACGCTGCTGGAAGCCAAAACCAAAGGCATCACCGACGCTCAGATTCAGTTTTTCCCGCCGCCTACCGTGCCCGGCTTCGGTAACTCCAGCGGCTTTGAGCTGCGCCTGCTCGACAAGACCGGTCGTGGCGATTTGCAGCAGACCGACAAAGTCGCCAAAGATTTCATTGCCGCCCTAAAGCAGCGCCCCGAAATCGGGAGTGCTTTCACCGGTTTCGATCCTACGTTCCCGCAGTATCTCATTCACGTTGACCAGGATATGGCCGCCAAAAAAGGCGTCACTATCGACAACGCCATGAGTACGCTACAAACCCTGATGGGCAGCTATTACGCCTCCAACTTCATCCGCTTCGGGCAGATGTACAAGGTAATGGTGCAAGCCGCGCCCAACTACCGCACCAAGCCCGAAGATTTGCTGAAGCTTTTCGTGAAGAACGACCGCGGCGAGATGGTGCCGTATTCTACGTTTATCCGGCTGGAACGCGTGTACGGCCCCGAGCAGCTCACGCGCTACAACATGTACACCTCGGCCATGCTCAACGGCGACGCGGCCCCCGGCTACAGCTCCGGCGATGCCATCAACGCCATCGAGGAAGTGGCCGCCAAAGAGTTGCCGCGCGGCTATAGCTTCGAGTGGTCGGGCATGACGCGCGAGCAGATCCTGTCGGGCAACCAGGCGATCTACATTTTTGCGGTCTGCTTGGTGTTTGTATACCTCTTATTAGCAGCCCAATACGAAAGTTTTCTGCTGCCGCTGCCGGTTCTGCTGTCGTTGCCGACGGGCATCTTCGGGGCGTTTCTGGGGCTGAAGCTGCTGGGGCTGGAAAACAACATCTACGCTCAGGTTTCGCTCGTGATGCTCATTGGGCTGCTGGGCAAAAATGCCATCCTCATCATCGAGTTTGCGGTGCTGCGTCAGAGGGAAGGCCATTCTATTCTCAATGCCGCCGTGGAAGGCGCCGTGTCGCGTCTGCGGCCTATCCTGATGACTTCGTTCGCCTTCATTGCGGGTCTGATTCCGCTGTGCGTGGCCAGCGGCGCCGGGGCTTTGGGCAACCGCTCCATCGGCACGGCGGCCGCGTCGGGCATGCTAGTGGGCACCGTGGCGGGCGTGGTGCTGATTCCGGGGCTGTACGTGCTGTTCGCGAAGCTGGCGGAGAAAAAAGGCCGAAAAGAGAGCCAGCCTGCGACCGAAGAACTGGAAGTTGCGCGGGCTTAG
- a CDS encoding efflux transporter outer membrane subunit — protein sequence MLHKLLKRFLLFICSAALVTGCKVAAPPQLPSLPKAPASFLNRTDTTASIADMPWSQFFTDPNLVSLIDTALNRNFDLLTTIQRIEVARANVLITKGALFPTVNGVASAGVERYGKYTLNGVGNYDTNLSPNIDGRQRIPNPTPDYFLGLRSSWELDIWGKLRNRRKAAYTRLLATEKGRQLITTALVAEIARLYFELLALDNEVNVIRKNVGLQQRAYEIVQVQKLGGRATELAVQQFGAQLLNTRSLEFARRQEIVRVENQLNLLLGRYPQPIVRGQPIREQQLPATVSAGLPATMLLRRPDVQQAELELAASRADISAARAAFLPSLTLSPYMGFNAFKTSLLFQGPESIAYGIVGGLTAPLVNRAALKAEYVRSTANNVGAFYAYQKAIRTGYQEVVTNLQGIDNYRQVYQLKEQEVTSLNKAVSISNDLFVAGYATYLEVITAQRSVLEAELQLTNARREQFFLLIDLYRALGGGWGATR from the coding sequence ATGTTACATAAGCTATTAAAGCGCTTCCTGCTTTTTATCTGCTCGGCCGCGCTCGTTACGGGGTGCAAAGTGGCGGCGCCCCCGCAGCTGCCGTCCTTGCCGAAGGCCCCGGCTTCGTTTCTCAATCGCACCGATACCACGGCCAGCATTGCCGATATGCCCTGGTCGCAGTTCTTTACTGATCCGAACTTGGTCAGCCTGATCGACACGGCGCTCAACCGCAATTTCGACCTGCTCACCACCATTCAGCGCATTGAGGTTGCTCGCGCTAACGTCCTGATTACCAAAGGCGCCCTGTTTCCCACCGTCAATGGCGTTGCGTCGGCGGGAGTGGAGCGTTACGGCAAGTACACGCTCAACGGCGTGGGTAACTACGATACGAACCTGTCGCCCAACATCGATGGGCGTCAGCGCATTCCCAATCCCACCCCCGACTATTTCCTGGGCCTGCGCAGCTCTTGGGAGCTGGATATCTGGGGGAAGCTGCGCAACCGCCGCAAAGCCGCTTATACCCGCCTGCTGGCTACCGAAAAAGGCCGGCAGCTGATCACGACCGCGCTCGTGGCCGAAATAGCCCGCCTGTATTTCGAGTTGCTAGCCCTTGATAATGAGGTGAATGTAATTCGGAAGAACGTGGGGCTGCAACAGCGAGCTTACGAAATTGTACAGGTGCAAAAGCTGGGTGGCCGCGCTACGGAGCTGGCCGTGCAGCAGTTCGGGGCGCAGTTGCTGAACACGCGCAGTCTCGAATTTGCGCGTCGCCAGGAAATTGTGCGGGTCGAGAACCAGCTGAATCTGCTGCTGGGGCGTTATCCGCAGCCCATTGTGCGCGGCCAGCCCATTCGGGAGCAGCAGTTGCCGGCAACCGTTTCGGCCGGCTTGCCGGCTACGATGCTGCTGCGCCGGCCCGACGTGCAACAGGCTGAGCTAGAGCTGGCTGCCTCACGCGCCGATATTTCGGCGGCTCGTGCCGCGTTTTTGCCCTCCCTGACGTTGTCGCCGTATATGGGCTTCAACGCCTTCAAAACCTCGCTGCTGTTTCAGGGGCCGGAATCAATTGCGTACGGTATCGTGGGTGGCCTAACCGCGCCGCTCGTCAACCGCGCCGCTCTGAAAGCCGAGTACGTCCGCTCGACGGCCAACAACGTGGGCGCCTTTTACGCCTACCAAAAAGCTATCCGCACGGGCTATCAGGAAGTGGTAACCAACTTGCAGGGTATCGATAACTACCGGCAGGTGTATCAGCTTAAAGAGCAGGAAGTTACCTCACTCAACAAAGCCGTGTCCATCTCCAACGACCTCTTTGTGGCTGGCTACGCCACGTACCTGGAGGTGATAACGGCCCAACGCAGCGTGCTGGAAGCCGAATTGCAGCTCACCAACGCCCGCCGCGAGCAGTTCTTCCTACTCATTGATTTGTACCGGGCATTGGGTGGCGGCTGGGGCGCAACCCGGTAA
- a CDS encoding TCR/Tet family MFS transporter, whose amino-acid sequence MSDKRQAALGFIFVTLLLDVIGFGIIIPVIPKLISQLTGGGMSEAAKYGGWLGFAFASMQFLFSPVLGNLSDQYGRRPVLLFALFGFGLDYLFVAFAPSVGWLFVGRIIAGITGASFTTASAYIADISPPEKRAQNFGMIGAAFGLGFIIGPVIGGLLGHFGPRVPFLVAAGLTMLNWLYGFFVLPESLATENRRQFEWKRANPVGSLRQLQRYPVIMGMVGSLVLLYIAAHAVQSTWSYFVMYRFNWNEGWVGASLGVVGLLTALVQGLLIRVLNPKLGAKRSVSLGLSLYATGFLLFAFADKSWMMFAFLVPYCLGGIAGPALQSIISTQVPANEQGELQGALTSLVSLTAIVGPPLMTNLFSYFTGPSAPVHFPGAAFLAGAVLTIISVLLAMRSLNRNSGHVIIPEEVAATETPVH is encoded by the coding sequence ATGTCCGATAAACGCCAAGCTGCCCTCGGCTTCATCTTCGTAACGCTGCTGCTGGACGTCATTGGGTTCGGCATCATCATTCCGGTTATCCCTAAGCTCATCAGTCAGCTGACGGGCGGCGGCATGAGCGAGGCAGCCAAGTACGGCGGTTGGCTGGGCTTTGCATTTGCCAGCATGCAATTTCTGTTTTCGCCCGTGCTCGGCAACCTCAGCGACCAATACGGGCGGCGGCCGGTGCTGTTATTTGCGTTGTTTGGCTTTGGGCTCGACTACTTATTTGTGGCCTTTGCGCCCAGCGTGGGGTGGCTGTTTGTAGGGCGCATCATTGCGGGCATTACGGGCGCCAGCTTCACGACTGCCTCGGCCTACATCGCCGACATCAGCCCACCCGAAAAACGGGCGCAGAACTTCGGCATGATCGGGGCCGCCTTTGGGCTAGGGTTTATTATCGGGCCTGTAATTGGCGGGTTGCTGGGGCATTTTGGGCCGCGGGTTCCCTTTTTGGTAGCCGCAGGACTCACAATGCTCAATTGGCTCTACGGATTCTTTGTGCTGCCCGAATCGTTGGCCACCGAGAATCGGCGCCAGTTTGAGTGGAAACGCGCCAACCCGGTGGGGTCGCTGCGGCAACTGCAACGTTACCCTGTCATTATGGGCATGGTGGGCTCGCTGGTGCTGCTCTATATTGCGGCCCACGCCGTGCAGAGTACGTGGTCGTACTTTGTGATGTACCGCTTCAACTGGAACGAAGGATGGGTTGGGGCTTCGCTTGGGGTAGTCGGGCTGCTGACGGCGCTGGTGCAGGGCTTGCTCATTCGCGTTCTGAACCCAAAGCTGGGAGCAAAACGCTCCGTGTCGCTCGGTCTAAGCCTGTATGCCACTGGCTTTCTGCTCTTTGCATTTGCCGACAAAAGCTGGATGATGTTTGCCTTTTTGGTGCCTTATTGCTTGGGCGGCATCGCCGGACCGGCGCTCCAAAGCATCATTTCCACACAGGTGCCGGCCAACGAACAAGGCGAACTGCAAGGTGCGCTCACCAGCCTAGTTAGCTTGACGGCCATTGTCGGGCCGCCGCTCATGACCAACCTGTTCTCGTATTTCACGGGTCCGAGTGCGCCGGTGCATTTCCCAGGGGCTGCGTTTCTGGCCGGTGCTGTGCTCACGATTATCAGCGTGCTGCTGGCCATGCGCTCCTTAAACAGGAATTCCGGACACGTAATTATTCCAGAGGAAGTGGCGGCGACTGAAACACCTGTCCACTAA